In Streptomyces sp. NBC_00878, a single window of DNA contains:
- a CDS encoding neocarzinostatin apoprotein domain-containing protein: protein MLALALFPLAGATAGAAGKPVVKLSKSQAGTGGSITVSGTGWRPNALLMMLICGQSSTDRGVIGGTNSCANADGRAVTTDAEGAFSKKLPVAEPPKPCPCVVHVATVTGEKAEADAPFLVAGHEVEPLPKEASGGRLSVLTDTRLDGSSGLLTWFGAPPSRKLVFTVGNVGTTAVKNPVFQVGTSHGVFAPQWEEQQWRGTIGPGEKERITLPVELTAGARGDYTVSLKFGGKVLAEQPWGVGRPWGVTLFWILVCVVVPAAVFRIGMAVVDRMRPRASAGRGGGRGGRFGDGRGGRPGRPGRGAHGVRRGGLRLPEVTLRMPKLSLTSGSAESDADTGTGTGTGTGTGTGTGTGTGTGARTDSRTGSRTKPTLPWFTPDTDPGAAEADPLSAPHENSPTTPTRKGNT, encoded by the coding sequence ATGCTCGCGCTCGCTCTGTTTCCGCTGGCCGGGGCGACCGCCGGGGCGGCGGGGAAGCCGGTGGTCAAGCTGTCCAAGTCCCAGGCGGGGACGGGTGGTTCGATCACCGTGAGCGGTACGGGGTGGCGGCCGAACGCGCTGCTGATGATGCTGATCTGCGGGCAGTCCTCGACCGACCGAGGAGTCATCGGCGGGACCAACTCCTGTGCCAACGCGGACGGTCGGGCCGTCACCACCGACGCGGAGGGCGCGTTCAGCAAGAAGCTGCCGGTCGCCGAGCCGCCCAAGCCGTGCCCCTGCGTGGTGCACGTCGCGACCGTCACGGGGGAGAAGGCGGAGGCGGACGCCCCGTTCCTGGTCGCCGGACACGAGGTCGAACCGTTGCCCAAGGAGGCGAGCGGCGGACGGCTGTCCGTGCTCACCGACACCCGGCTCGACGGGTCGAGCGGACTGCTCACCTGGTTCGGTGCGCCGCCGTCCCGCAAGCTCGTCTTCACCGTCGGCAACGTGGGCACCACCGCCGTCAAGAACCCCGTCTTCCAAGTCGGCACCTCCCACGGCGTGTTCGCCCCGCAGTGGGAGGAACAGCAGTGGCGCGGCACCATCGGGCCCGGCGAGAAGGAGCGGATCACCCTGCCGGTCGAGCTGACCGCCGGCGCGCGCGGCGACTACACGGTCTCGCTGAAGTTCGGCGGCAAGGTGCTCGCCGAGCAGCCGTGGGGCGTGGGGCGCCCCTGGGGCGTGACGCTCTTCTGGATCCTGGTCTGCGTCGTCGTACCGGCCGCGGTGTTCAGGATCGGGATGGCCGTGGTCGACCGGATGCGACCGCGCGCCTCCGCGGGACGCGGCGGCGGACGTGGCGGGCGCTTCGGCGATGGCCGGGGAGGGCGACCGGGGCGTCCCGGGCGTGGCGCGCACGGTGTGCGGCGCGGAGGGCTGCGGCTGCCCGAAGTCACCTTGCGGATGCCGAAGTTGAGCCTGACGTCGGGCTCCGCGGAGTCCGACGCGGACACCGGCACCGGCACTGGCACTGGCACCGGCACCGGCACCGGCACTGGCACCGGCACTGGCACCGGCGCGCGTACGGACTCTCGTACGGGTTCCCGTACGAAACCGACTCTGCCCTGGTTCACCCCCGACACCGATCCGGGGGCTGCCGAGGCAGATCCGCTCTCCGCACCGCACGAGAACAGTCCGACGACCCCCACCAGGAAGGGAAACACGTGA
- a CDS encoding LPXTG cell wall anchor domain-containing protein produces the protein MSYRTYQKRTAALASAAALAGSAVLMAAPAARADVVDVNYQCKTPIGDKSAVSPIDIKGVKSGSGYQITMTFEKGVSSSPVDLGKGAMNPSAVIKLGGAESGTLSVKGPANPETVPANTPIKITDLTGTYTPKATGKVTFTPGVLTIKALGTTTTCTPANNPKASLTLDVTAAGGGTGTGSSGSSQDAPAGGEELPQTGPEDSAIALGTLGGTVLLAGAAGVLWLTRRNQAAR, from the coding sequence GTGTCATACCGGACGTACCAGAAACGAACCGCCGCGCTCGCGTCCGCCGCGGCCCTGGCCGGCTCGGCGGTGCTGATGGCCGCCCCCGCAGCCCGGGCCGACGTGGTGGACGTCAACTACCAGTGCAAGACACCCATCGGTGACAAGTCGGCCGTCTCCCCCATCGACATCAAGGGCGTCAAGAGCGGCAGCGGCTACCAGATCACGATGACCTTCGAGAAGGGCGTCTCGTCCAGCCCCGTGGACCTGGGCAAGGGTGCGATGAACCCGAGCGCCGTCATCAAACTGGGCGGCGCCGAGAGCGGCACCCTGTCGGTCAAGGGGCCCGCCAACCCGGAGACCGTGCCCGCCAACACCCCCATCAAAATCACCGACTTGACGGGTACGTACACCCCGAAAGCGACCGGCAAGGTCACCTTCACGCCAGGTGTGCTGACCATCAAGGCCCTCGGTACGACGACCACGTGCACCCCCGCCAACAACCCGAAGGCCTCGCTGACCCTGGACGTCACGGCGGCCGGCGGCGGGACCGGGACGGGGAGTTCGGGCTCCTCGCAGGACGCCCCCGCGGGCGGCGAGGAACTCCCGCAGACCGGTCCCGAGGACTCCGCGATCGCCCTCGGCACGCTCGGCGGAACGGTTCTGCTCGCGGGCGCGGCCGGAGTGCTGTGGCTGACCAGGAGGAACCAGGCCGCTCGCTGA
- a CDS encoding ATP-binding protein has product MSTTRPYSPGDRGPEPGDGGASGTSPDGMSPGGTSPGGASPGGTSPGGTPAGRRARRLNFDGASGVVPLARDFARQALYEWGWLPAAGADQRAAAEDVLLVVSELVTNACLHAEGPDELWIACDNKVLRIEVSDRGAGQPAPRTPHRAGRPGGHGMFIVQRLCLDWGVIRTTGVAGKTVWAELGAPA; this is encoded by the coding sequence ATGAGCACCACCCGGCCTTACTCGCCGGGCGACCGCGGCCCGGAACCGGGTGACGGCGGCGCTTCCGGGACGTCTCCGGACGGGATGTCTCCGGGTGGTACGTCCCCGGGTGGGGCCTCCCCGGGCGGGACGTCCCCGGGTGGTACGCCTGCCGGACGTCGGGCCCGTCGGCTGAACTTCGACGGCGCGAGCGGGGTCGTCCCGCTCGCCCGCGACTTCGCCCGACAGGCGTTGTACGAGTGGGGCTGGCTGCCCGCGGCGGGCGCCGACCAGCGGGCCGCGGCCGAGGATGTCCTGCTGGTCGTCTCCGAACTGGTCACGAACGCCTGTCTGCATGCCGAGGGCCCGGACGAGCTCTGGATCGCCTGCGACAACAAGGTGCTCCGCATCGAGGTCTCCGACCGTGGTGCGGGCCAGCCGGCCCCGCGCACGCCGCACCGGGCCGGGCGTCCCGGCGGTCACGGGATGTTCATCGTGCAGCGGCTGTGCCTGGACTGGGGCGTTATTCGTACGACCGGGGTCGCGGGTAAGACGGTGTGGGCGGAGCTTGGAGCGCCTGCGTAG
- a CDS encoding STAS domain-containing protein yields MDRGTVGSAQSGRLLVEVREEGASAVVTPAGELDHHTADLLREPIEDCLDRGFARLVVDCTRLEFCDSTGLNVLLGARLKAEAAGGGVHLAGMLPVVARVFEITGAEVVFTLHDTLEAALGESGSGGSTAGKPEADRGD; encoded by the coding sequence ATGGACCGCGGGACGGTCGGCAGCGCACAGTCGGGCCGGCTTCTGGTCGAGGTGCGAGAAGAGGGCGCGAGCGCCGTCGTCACCCCGGCCGGTGAGTTGGATCACCATACGGCGGATCTGTTGCGCGAACCGATCGAGGACTGCCTCGACCGCGGGTTCGCGCGCCTCGTCGTGGACTGCACCCGGCTTGAGTTCTGCGACTCCACCGGGCTGAACGTGCTGCTCGGTGCCCGGCTGAAGGCCGAGGCCGCGGGGGGCGGAGTCCATCTGGCCGGGATGCTGCCGGTGGTGGCCAGGGTCTTCGAGATCACCGGGGCGGAGGTCGTCTTCACCCTTCATGACACCCTCGAAGCGGCTCTTGGTGAGTCCGGATCCGGCGGCTCCACAGCGGGCAAACCCGAGGCCGACCGGGGCGACTAG
- a CDS encoding RNA polymerase sigma factor SigF gives MSPRLDASQTQRATSTPPLERLEDESADENVGLAGLPEIPPFDEVGPVDARALSKTLFERLESLEEGTHEYSYVRNTLVELNLALVKFAASRFRSRSEPMEDIIQVGTIGLIKAIDRFELSRGVEFPTFAMPTIVGEIKRFFRDTSWSVRVPRRLQELRLDLAKAGDELAQQLDRAPTVGELADRLGLSNDEVVEGMAASNAYTASSLDAQPEEDDSEGALADRIGYEDHGLEGIEYVESLKPLIAELPPRDRQILSLRFVANMTQSEIGDELGISQMHVSRLLSRTLVRLRRGLTVEE, from the coding sequence ATGTCACCCCGGCTCGACGCATCGCAGACCCAGAGGGCGACGTCGACACCCCCTCTGGAACGACTGGAAGACGAGTCCGCCGACGAGAACGTCGGCCTCGCCGGACTTCCGGAGATCCCGCCTTTCGACGAGGTGGGGCCAGTGGACGCACGGGCCCTGTCCAAGACCCTCTTCGAGCGGCTGGAGTCCCTCGAAGAAGGCACCCACGAGTACTCGTACGTACGCAACACGCTGGTCGAACTCAACCTCGCCCTGGTGAAGTTCGCCGCCTCCCGGTTCCGCTCCCGCAGTGAGCCGATGGAGGACATCATCCAGGTCGGCACGATTGGCTTGATCAAGGCCATCGACCGCTTCGAGCTCAGCCGTGGCGTCGAGTTCCCGACCTTCGCGATGCCGACCATCGTCGGCGAGATCAAGCGCTTCTTCCGCGACACCTCGTGGTCCGTGCGGGTACCGCGCAGGCTGCAGGAACTCCGCCTCGACCTGGCCAAGGCGGGCGACGAACTCGCGCAGCAACTGGACCGCGCTCCGACAGTGGGAGAGCTGGCGGATCGTCTGGGGCTGTCGAACGACGAGGTCGTCGAGGGCATGGCGGCGTCAAACGCCTATACGGCCAGCTCACTTGACGCCCAGCCCGAGGAGGACGACTCCGAGGGAGCGCTGGCGGACCGGATCGGCTACGAGGACCACGGACTCGAAGGCATCGAGTACGTCGAGTCGTTGAAGCCGCTGATCGCCGAACTCCCGCCGCGCGACCGGCAGATCCTGTCCCTGCGGTTCGTCGCCAACATGACCCAGTCCGAGATCGGTGACGAACTCGGCATCTCGCAGATGCACGTGTCGCGACTGCTGTCGCGGACGCTGGTGCGGCTGCGGAGGGGCCTGACCGTCGAGGAGTGA
- a CDS encoding DUF418 domain-containing protein gives MTIASEEKSEEKPVRRGGVRAEERALAPDLARGLMLLLIVLSNTAFHLWAARRGPSGWQPVDGSWLDHAVQFTMIIVLDLRVYPLFAFLFGYGMMQLFLRQTAAGNSERGAARILRRRSLWLIVIGLLHSTLLMAGDIVGYYGVLSLVLGLVFLRRSERALKRWICVGATLLVFFAAQPVVSPLLRGELGTLGDAGAEPGFMAYAAQEESWLTAAGTRLETGLFVTFLASSLALVGGGYVVFLLGFWAARRRVLEEPGRHRTLLRRTAVIGITVGWLGALPTALAHVGALDVPADAQSEEGALTLLRDVTGNAAGLGYVAAVALFAHWWTSRKAEAEAEAGRGPVAVTAASAVGAVSAVGAVSAVGAAVAAVGKRSLSCYLAHSLVFAPVLAAWGLGLGEHLSSWTMALFAVGVWLLTVAGAYALERAGRRGPAEAVLRRLMYGTAQGKAGG, from the coding sequence ATGACGATCGCGAGCGAAGAGAAGAGCGAAGAGAAGCCGGTGCGGCGCGGGGGCGTACGAGCCGAGGAGCGGGCGCTCGCACCCGACCTCGCGCGCGGGCTCATGCTGTTGCTCATCGTGCTGTCCAACACCGCCTTCCACCTCTGGGCGGCCCGGCGCGGACCCTCGGGATGGCAGCCCGTGGACGGCTCGTGGCTCGACCACGCGGTGCAGTTCACCATGATCATCGTGCTGGACCTGCGGGTCTATCCGCTCTTCGCGTTCCTGTTCGGCTACGGGATGATGCAGCTCTTCCTCCGGCAGACCGCCGCCGGCAACTCCGAACGGGGCGCCGCCAGGATCCTGCGCAGGCGCAGTCTGTGGCTGATCGTCATCGGGCTCCTGCACTCCACCCTGCTGATGGCGGGCGACATCGTCGGCTACTACGGAGTGCTGAGCCTCGTCCTCGGCCTGGTCTTCCTGCGGCGCAGCGAACGCGCGCTGAAGCGGTGGATCTGCGTCGGCGCCACGCTGCTCGTGTTCTTCGCGGCCCAGCCCGTCGTATCGCCCCTGCTGCGGGGCGAGTTGGGCACGCTCGGGGACGCCGGCGCGGAACCCGGCTTCATGGCATACGCCGCACAGGAGGAGAGCTGGCTCACGGCGGCGGGGACCCGGCTGGAGACGGGGCTGTTCGTCACGTTCCTGGCCTCCTCGCTGGCACTGGTCGGCGGCGGGTACGTCGTCTTCCTGCTCGGCTTCTGGGCGGCCCGCCGCCGTGTCCTGGAGGAGCCCGGGCGCCATCGGACCCTGCTGCGCCGCACGGCCGTCATCGGCATCACGGTCGGCTGGCTCGGCGCACTGCCCACCGCGCTCGCCCACGTCGGCGCCCTGGACGTACCGGCCGACGCACAGAGCGAGGAGGGAGCGCTCACCCTGCTCCGCGACGTCACCGGCAACGCCGCCGGACTCGGTTACGTCGCCGCCGTGGCCCTCTTCGCGCATTGGTGGACCAGCCGGAAGGCCGAGGCCGAGGCCGAGGCCGGTAGAGGCCCGGTCGCCGTCACGGCGGCGTCGGCGGTGGGGGCGGTGTCGGCGGTGGGGGCGGTGTCGGCAGTGGGGGCGGCGGTGGCGGCGGTCGGCAAGCGGTCCCTGTCCTGCTACCTCGCGCACTCGCTGGTCTTCGCCCCGGTGCTGGCCGCCTGGGGCCTCGGCCTCGGCGAGCACCTGTCCAGCTGGACCATGGCGCTCTTCGCGGTCGGCGTCTGGCTGCTCACGGTGGCGGGGGCGTACGCCCTGGAGCGCGCGGGGCGCAGGGGCCCGGCGGAGGCGGTGCTGCGGAGGCTGATGTACGGGACGGCGCAGGGCAAGGCGGGCGGGTGA
- a CDS encoding ATP-binding protein, which produces MPESEAEPWEYCLSIPNDPRAVTVCRRTLRLILTMHGLIRLVDTAELLATELVANAVLHTKGPATLRVRWSGGVLRIGAWDASPEPPEPPGDLANLADAEEGRGLALIRACADVWGWQPLSRCGSRGKYVWCDLVAV; this is translated from the coding sequence ATGCCCGAAAGCGAAGCCGAACCCTGGGAGTACTGCCTCTCCATCCCCAACGACCCCCGCGCCGTCACCGTCTGCCGCCGCACCCTCCGCCTGATCCTCACCATGCACGGCCTGATCCGCCTCGTGGACACTGCCGAACTCCTCGCGACCGAGTTGGTCGCCAACGCCGTACTCCACACGAAAGGGCCCGCGACCCTCCGGGTTCGCTGGTCTGGGGGTGTGCTGCGGATTGGTGCCTGGGATGCCAGCCCCGAACCCCCTGAACCCCCGGGCGACTTGGCGAACCTCGCGGACGCCGAGGAGGGCAGAGGCCTCGCCCTGATCCGCGCCTGCGCCGACGTCTGGGGCTGGCAGCCGCTGTCGAGGTGCGGCAGTCGTGGCAAGTACGTGTGGTGTGACCTGGTCGCCGTGTAG
- a CDS encoding helix-turn-helix transcriptional regulator — MKAREAAALLGADAVQMSQIESGVAGVSAERVRRLAAHYTCTDEALIEALTSMATDRTRGWWEEYRGVLPPVFLDVAEVEHHATFLREVVITHVPGLLQTADYARAVYTYMVPGLPESELTPRVEHRMRRRTVIEGENPPPYETLIHEFALRIRVADRQASQAQLRQILDQIEQGHATVRVIPTDQDGFAGAGASMMYTDGPVPRLDTGLRDAPTGTAFIDAEPQLAQLRTLFRKVEKAALTPVASRDFIHRLTKEL, encoded by the coding sequence ATGAAAGCCCGGGAAGCCGCCGCACTTCTCGGGGCCGACGCGGTCCAGATGAGCCAGATCGAGTCCGGCGTCGCAGGCGTGAGCGCTGAACGCGTACGGCGCCTCGCCGCCCACTACACCTGTACGGACGAGGCGTTGATCGAAGCCCTCACTTCGATGGCAACCGACCGCACACGAGGCTGGTGGGAGGAGTACCGGGGAGTGCTGCCCCCGGTATTCCTGGACGTCGCCGAGGTCGAACACCACGCGACGTTCCTCCGCGAGGTGGTGATCACGCATGTGCCGGGACTTCTACAGACGGCCGACTACGCTCGCGCCGTCTACACCTACATGGTTCCCGGCCTGCCCGAAAGCGAGCTGACCCCTCGGGTGGAGCACCGGATGAGGCGGCGCACTGTCATCGAAGGCGAGAATCCACCCCCGTACGAGACGCTCATCCACGAGTTCGCACTGCGCATCCGCGTGGCCGACCGCCAGGCGTCCCAGGCCCAACTCCGGCAGATCCTCGACCAGATCGAGCAGGGCCACGCAACCGTCCGCGTCATCCCCACCGACCAGGACGGCTTCGCCGGCGCCGGAGCCTCGATGATGTACACGGACGGTCCGGTCCCCCGGCTGGACACCGGCCTGCGTGACGCCCCCACCGGCACCGCGTTCATCGACGCGGAACCCCAGCTAGCTCAACTTCGAACACTCTTCCGTAAGGTGGAGAAGGCGGCATTGACCCCTGTGGCATCCCGGGACTTCATCCACCGCCTGACGAAGGAGCTGTGA
- a CDS encoding DUF397 domain-containing protein — MDRTLHWQKSTFSDGGDGNTCVELAATPTTLHLRESDTPDTELTTTTAPLTHLIRGVKSGLFRTTT; from the coding sequence ATGGACCGCACTCTGCACTGGCAGAAGTCCACCTTCTCCGACGGCGGCGACGGGAACACCTGCGTCGAACTCGCCGCCACCCCCACCACCCTCCACCTCCGTGAAAGCGACACCCCCGACACCGAACTCACCACCACCACAGCCCCGTTGACTCATCTCATACGCGGCGTGAAGTCGGGCCTGTTCCGCACGACCACCTGA
- the hutI gene encoding imidazolonepropionase codes for MSSTGSTGSTTNGTTAATNGTTTVITNIASLVTNDPSLGDRSPLGLIQDAAVVIDGDRIAWTGDSREAPATDNRVDAGGRAVIPGFVDSHSHLVFAGDRTQEFNARMSGRAYSAGGIRTTVAATRAASDEELERNLTHYLAEALRQGTTTFETKSGYGLTVEDEARSLRIAAVHTDEVTYLGAHVVSPDYADDPAAYVALVTGEMLDACAPYARWIDVFCERGAFDGDQARAILTAGKAKGLHPRVHANQLSYGPGVQLAVELDAASADHCTHLTDADIDALASGNTVATLLPGAEFSTRAEWPNARRLLDAGVTVALSTDCNPGSSFTSSVPFCIALAVRDMRMTPDEALWSATAGGAQALRRTDIGRLAPGARADLIVLDAPSHVHLAYRPGVPLVREVWRKGARA; via the coding sequence ATGAGCAGCACAGGCAGCACAGGCAGCACCACGAACGGCACGACTGCCGCTACGAACGGCACGACGACCGTCATCACCAACATCGCCAGTCTGGTCACCAACGATCCCTCCCTCGGTGACAGGTCCCCTCTCGGTCTGATCCAGGACGCGGCCGTCGTCATCGACGGCGACCGCATCGCGTGGACCGGTGATTCAAGAGAAGCACCCGCCACTGACAATCGGGTCGACGCCGGTGGCCGCGCGGTGATCCCGGGCTTCGTCGACTCCCACTCGCACCTCGTCTTCGCGGGCGACCGCACGCAGGAGTTCAACGCCCGGATGTCCGGCCGAGCCTACAGCGCCGGCGGCATCCGTACGACCGTCGCCGCCACCCGGGCGGCGAGCGACGAGGAACTGGAGCGCAACCTCACCCACTACCTCGCCGAGGCCCTCCGGCAAGGCACGACCACGTTCGAGACGAAGTCCGGCTACGGGCTGACGGTCGAGGACGAGGCCCGGTCCTTGCGCATCGCAGCCGTGCACACCGACGAGGTCACCTACCTCGGCGCCCACGTCGTCTCCCCGGACTACGCCGACGACCCCGCCGCGTACGTCGCGCTCGTCACCGGCGAGATGCTCGACGCCTGTGCCCCGTACGCCCGTTGGATCGACGTCTTCTGCGAGAGGGGCGCCTTCGACGGCGACCAGGCCCGCGCGATCCTCACGGCCGGCAAGGCGAAGGGCCTGCACCCACGGGTCCACGCCAACCAGCTCTCGTACGGCCCCGGAGTGCAGTTGGCCGTGGAGCTGGACGCCGCCTCGGCGGACCACTGCACCCACCTCACGGACGCGGACATCGACGCCCTCGCGAGCGGGAACACCGTGGCGACCCTGCTCCCCGGCGCCGAGTTCTCCACCCGTGCCGAATGGCCGAACGCCCGCCGCCTCCTCGACGCGGGCGTCACCGTCGCCCTCTCCACGGACTGCAACCCCGGCTCGTCCTTCACGTCGTCCGTGCCTTTCTGCATCGCCCTGGCGGTACGGGACATGCGCATGACCCCCGACGAGGCGCTGTGGTCGGCCACGGCGGGCGGAGCCCAGGCGCTGCGCCGCACCGACATCGGCCGCCTCGCTCCGGGCGCCCGGGCCGACCTGATCGTGCTCGACGCCCCGAGCCATGTGCATCTGGCGTACCGGCCGGGGGTGCCGCTGGTCCGCGAGGTGTGGCGGAAGGGCGCCCGAGCATGA
- a CDS encoding formimidoylglutamate deiminase — protein sequence MHVSTRGTTYWLEHAWLDSFVEPGVALDVGGDGRIAAVRTGVDTPPPGTEILRGLTLPGLANAHSHAFHRALRGTVQVGSGTFWTWREIMYSVADRLTPETYHALARAVYAEMALAGITAVGEFHYVHHAPGGAPYADPNAMGEALIDAAAEAGIRITLLDTAYLASGLLNKRTGQPPNRHQLRFSDGTAEAWAERCSVLKDRDHARIGAAAHSVRAVPAGQLATVARWAEERRAPLHVHLSEQTAENDACLEAHGCTPTRLLADHGVLGPRTTGVHNTHLTEEDIALLGGSGTGTCMCPTTERDLADGIGPAVALQKAGSTLSLGSDSHAVIDLLEEARALELNERLRTRTRGHWTAAALLRAASADGHAALGWDDAGTLERGALADFTTIALDSVRTAGPLPRLGAETAVFAATAADVRHTVVGGRHVVRDGAHVLVPNVPQALADAVEALRA from the coding sequence CTGCACGTGAGCACGCGAGGCACGACGTACTGGCTGGAGCACGCCTGGCTCGACTCCTTCGTCGAGCCGGGCGTGGCCCTGGACGTGGGCGGCGATGGGCGGATCGCCGCCGTCCGCACGGGGGTCGACACCCCGCCGCCCGGCACCGAGATCCTGCGCGGGCTGACCCTCCCCGGCCTCGCCAACGCCCACAGCCACGCCTTCCACCGCGCCCTGCGCGGCACCGTCCAGGTCGGCTCCGGCACCTTCTGGACCTGGCGCGAGATCATGTACTCCGTCGCGGACCGGCTGACCCCGGAGACGTACCACGCGCTCGCCCGCGCGGTGTATGCCGAGATGGCCCTCGCCGGGATCACGGCGGTCGGTGAGTTCCACTACGTCCACCACGCGCCGGGCGGCGCCCCGTACGCCGACCCGAACGCCATGGGCGAAGCCCTCATCGATGCCGCCGCCGAGGCGGGCATCCGCATCACCCTCCTCGACACCGCCTACCTCGCCTCCGGCCTCCTCAACAAGCGCACCGGGCAGCCCCCGAACCGGCACCAGCTCCGCTTCTCCGACGGCACCGCGGAGGCCTGGGCCGAACGCTGTTCAGTTCTCAAGGACCGGGATCACGCACGGATCGGGGCGGCCGCCCACTCCGTACGGGCCGTGCCCGCGGGGCAGTTGGCGACGGTGGCGCGGTGGGCCGAGGAGCGGCGGGCCCCGCTCCATGTGCACCTGTCCGAGCAGACGGCGGAGAACGACGCCTGCCTGGAGGCTCACGGCTGCACGCCCACCCGTCTGCTCGCCGACCACGGGGTGCTCGGCCCGCGCACCACGGGCGTCCACAACACCCACCTCACCGAGGAGGACATCGCGCTGCTCGGCGGCTCGGGGACCGGCACCTGCATGTGCCCGACCACCGAGCGCGACCTCGCCGACGGCATCGGACCGGCCGTCGCGCTCCAGAAGGCGGGCTCGACGCTCTCCCTCGGCTCCGACAGCCACGCCGTCATCGACCTGCTCGAAGAGGCGCGCGCACTGGAGCTGAACGAGCGCCTGCGCACCCGCACCCGCGGCCACTGGACGGCGGCGGCGCTCCTGCGCGCCGCCTCCGCGGACGGGCACGCCGCCCTGGGCTGGGACGACGCGGGCACGCTCGAACGCGGCGCGCTCGCCGACTTCACGACGATCGCACTCGACTCGGTCAGAACAGCGGGGCCGCTGCCGCGACTCGGCGCCGAGACGGCCGTATTCGCGGCGACGGCAGCGGACGTGCGCCACACGGTCGTGGGCGGCCGCCATGTCGTACGCGACGGCGCCCACGTCCTCGTACCGAACGTGCCCCAAGCCCTGGCCGACGCCGTCGAAGCCCTGCGCGCCTGA
- a CDS encoding allantoate amidohydrolase codes for MWRQLQPIGRHPDSGGYRRFAWTGADRDCRDWFEEQARTRGLSYELDRNGNQWAWLGDPAAGDAVVTGSHLDSVPDGGAFDGPLGVVSSFAALDELREREAEFTKPLAIVNFGDEEGARFGLACVGSRLAAGELTVEQARRLRDADGISLPQAMEAAGLDPDAIGADPERLARIGAFVELHVEQGRALDLSGDQVGIASAIWPHGRWRFDFRGEANHAGTTRLVDRRDPMLSYAETVLAARREARLAGAVATFGKISVEPNGVNAIPSLVRGWLDSRAADQATLDTVVSGIEKAAREYADEHGVQLDIVRESFTPVVEFEHALRDEIARILGREKAADLKVPVLGTGAGHDAGILAGSIPTAMLFVRNPTGVSHSPAEYAAEDDCVAGVTALADVLEGLACT; via the coding sequence GAGGAGCAGGCCCGGACACGTGGGCTGAGCTATGAGCTGGACCGGAACGGGAACCAGTGGGCCTGGCTCGGGGATCCCGCCGCGGGGGACGCCGTAGTCACCGGGTCGCACCTCGACTCGGTGCCCGACGGGGGCGCCTTCGACGGCCCCCTCGGTGTCGTGTCCTCCTTCGCCGCGCTGGACGAACTGCGAGAGCGGGAAGCCGAGTTCACCAAGCCCCTCGCCATCGTGAACTTCGGTGACGAGGAGGGCGCCCGGTTCGGGCTCGCCTGTGTGGGGTCCCGGCTCGCGGCCGGGGAGCTCACCGTCGAGCAGGCGCGGCGGCTCAGGGACGCGGACGGCATCAGCCTTCCGCAGGCCATGGAGGCCGCCGGCCTCGACCCGGACGCCATCGGGGCGGACCCCGAGCGCCTGGCCCGGATCGGGGCCTTCGTCGAACTGCACGTCGAGCAGGGGCGTGCCCTCGACCTCTCCGGTGACCAGGTCGGCATCGCCAGCGCCATCTGGCCGCACGGGCGGTGGCGGTTCGACTTCCGGGGCGAGGCCAACCACGCGGGGACCACCCGGCTCGTGGACCGCCGCGACCCGATGCTGTCGTACGCGGAGACCGTGCTCGCCGCCCGGCGGGAGGCCCGGCTCGCGGGTGCCGTGGCGACCTTCGGCAAGATCTCGGTCGAGCCGAACGGCGTCAACGCCATCCCGTCCCTCGTGCGCGGCTGGCTCGACTCCCGCGCCGCCGACCAGGCGACCCTCGACACGGTCGTGAGCGGCATCGAGAAGGCGGCCCGCGAGTACGCCGACGAGCACGGGGTCCAACTGGACATCGTCAGGGAGTCGTTCACCCCCGTCGTCGAGTTCGAGCACGCCCTGCGGGACGAGATCGCCCGCATCCTGGGCAGGGAGAAGGCAGCGGACCTCAAGGTCCCCGTTCTCGGTACCGGCGCGGGACACGACGCCGGGATCCTCGCCGGATCCATCCCCACCGCCATGCTGTTCGTACGCAACCCCACGGGCGTCTCGCACTCGCCGGCCGAGTACGCCGCCGAGGACGACTGCGTGGCCGGGGTGACCGCACTCGCCGACGTACTGGAAGGGCTGGCCTGCACGTGA